From a region of the Actinopolymorpha singaporensis genome:
- a CDS encoding Tex family protein: MTEAIEAAPTPAQSSAQAAAALHQRIAEELGVREGQVRAAVELLDGGATVPFIARYRKEVTGTLDDAQLRTLEERLRYLRELEERRAAVLDSIREQGKLDAGLEARILAADSKARLEDIYLPYRPKRRTKAQIAREAGLEPLADALLADPSLDPRETAAGYVAPDRGVADAGAALDGARSILVERFAEDADLIGELRELVWSRGRLVTKVRAGREEAGAKFADYFDFAERFTSLPSHRVLAAFRGEKEEVLDLTLEPEEPTLSAGDGPADVAAGRTDFEARIADRYAITHQGRPADGWLADTVRWAWRTRILVHIGIDLRMRLRQAAEDEAVRVFAANLRDLLLAAPAGARPTMGLDPGFRTGVKVAVVDGTGKVVATDTIYPHVPARRWDDSLATLARLAREHHVELIAIGNGTASRETDKLAEDLIRRQPELKLTKAVVSEAGASVYSASAYASAELPGMDVSLRGAVSIARRLQDPLAELVKIDPKSIGVGQYQHDVSETKLSRSLDAVVEDCVNAVGVDVNTASAPLLTRVSGITETLAANLVAHRDAKGPFRSRRALKDVPRLGPKAFEQCAGFLRIPQGDDPIDSSSVHPEAYPVVRRILASVGGDLKSLIGNTSTLRGLKPSDFVDETFGLPTVTDILAELEKPGRDPRPGFRTATFAEGVEELTDLAPGMVLEGVVTNVAAFGAFVDVGVHQDGLVHVSAMSKNYVKDPREVVKPGDIVKVKVLEVDVARKRVSLTLRLDDEVGGAPSGGRGGSRSGSSKSDGPKSGSSRSDGPKPGGDARSGRGRRPGPADGRGGSGQRGGSGQRGGSGQRGGSDQRGDSGQRGRGQRNDRGSGRRDDSGQRAGTDTALADALRRAGLVGDDQRGKR; this comes from the coding sequence GTGACCGAAGCCATCGAGGCAGCCCCCACACCGGCCCAGTCGTCGGCCCAGGCGGCCGCCGCCCTCCACCAGCGGATCGCCGAGGAGCTCGGCGTCCGCGAGGGGCAGGTCAGGGCCGCGGTGGAGCTGCTCGACGGCGGAGCCACCGTGCCGTTCATCGCGAGATACCGCAAGGAGGTCACCGGCACGCTCGACGACGCGCAGCTGCGCACACTGGAGGAGCGCCTGCGTTACCTCCGTGAGCTGGAGGAACGCCGCGCCGCGGTCCTCGACTCGATCCGCGAGCAGGGCAAGCTGGACGCGGGGCTGGAGGCCCGGATCCTGGCCGCCGACTCCAAGGCCCGGCTGGAGGACATCTATCTCCCCTACCGGCCCAAGCGGCGGACCAAGGCGCAGATCGCCCGCGAGGCCGGGCTCGAGCCACTCGCCGACGCCCTGCTCGCCGACCCGTCGCTGGATCCGCGGGAGACGGCTGCCGGTTACGTCGCCCCGGACCGTGGCGTCGCCGACGCTGGCGCCGCACTGGACGGCGCCCGGTCGATCCTGGTCGAGCGGTTCGCCGAGGACGCCGACCTGATCGGCGAGCTCCGCGAGCTGGTGTGGTCCCGCGGGCGGCTGGTGACGAAGGTGCGCGCCGGCCGGGAGGAGGCCGGGGCGAAGTTCGCCGACTACTTCGACTTCGCCGAGCGCTTCACCTCGCTGCCGTCCCACCGCGTGCTGGCCGCCTTCCGCGGCGAGAAGGAGGAGGTCCTCGACCTCACCCTGGAGCCGGAGGAGCCGACTTTGTCAGCCGGCGACGGGCCGGCCGACGTCGCGGCGGGCCGCACCGACTTCGAGGCCCGGATCGCCGACAGGTACGCCATCACCCACCAGGGTCGCCCCGCCGACGGCTGGCTGGCCGACACAGTGCGGTGGGCGTGGCGTACGCGAATCCTCGTCCACATCGGCATCGACCTTCGGATGCGGCTGCGCCAGGCCGCCGAGGACGAGGCGGTGCGGGTGTTCGCAGCCAACCTCCGTGACCTGCTGCTCGCCGCGCCGGCAGGCGCCCGGCCGACCATGGGTCTCGACCCGGGCTTCCGTACCGGCGTGAAGGTCGCGGTCGTCGACGGCACCGGCAAGGTGGTGGCGACCGACACCATCTATCCGCACGTGCCCGCCCGGCGGTGGGACGACTCCCTGGCCACCCTCGCCCGGCTGGCGCGGGAGCACCACGTCGAGCTGATCGCGATCGGCAACGGCACCGCTTCGCGGGAGACCGACAAACTGGCCGAGGATCTCATCCGCCGGCAACCGGAGCTCAAGCTCACCAAGGCGGTGGTGTCCGAGGCCGGCGCGTCCGTCTACTCCGCCTCCGCGTACGCCTCGGCCGAGCTTCCCGGAATGGACGTCTCACTGCGCGGCGCGGTGTCCATCGCCCGCCGGCTGCAGGACCCGCTCGCGGAGCTGGTGAAGATCGACCCGAAGTCGATAGGGGTCGGGCAGTACCAACACGATGTGTCGGAGACCAAGCTGTCCCGCTCCCTCGACGCGGTGGTCGAGGACTGCGTCAACGCCGTGGGCGTCGACGTCAACACCGCATCCGCGCCGCTGCTGACCCGGGTGTCCGGAATCACCGAGACCCTCGCGGCCAACCTCGTGGCCCACCGCGACGCCAAGGGGCCGTTCCGCTCCCGGCGGGCACTGAAGGACGTTCCCCGCCTCGGGCCGAAGGCGTTCGAGCAGTGCGCGGGCTTCCTGCGCATTCCGCAGGGCGACGATCCGATCGACTCCTCCAGCGTGCACCCGGAGGCCTACCCCGTCGTACGCCGGATCCTGGCCTCGGTCGGTGGCGACCTGAAGAGCCTGATCGGCAACACCTCGACCCTGCGTGGGCTGAAGCCGTCGGACTTCGTGGACGAGACGTTCGGACTGCCGACCGTCACCGACATCCTTGCCGAGCTGGAGAAACCGGGCCGCGACCCGCGGCCGGGGTTCCGCACCGCGACGTTCGCCGAGGGGGTGGAGGAACTCACCGACCTCGCGCCCGGGATGGTGCTCGAAGGTGTGGTGACCAACGTCGCGGCGTTCGGTGCGTTCGTCGACGTGGGCGTCCACCAGGACGGGCTGGTGCACGTGTCGGCGATGTCGAAGAACTACGTGAAGGATCCGCGCGAGGTCGTCAAGCCCGGCGACATCGTGAAGGTGAAGGTTCTCGAGGTCGACGTCGCCCGTAAGCGGGTGTCGCTGACCCTGCGGCTCGACGACGAGGTCGGCGGCGCGCCTTCCGGTGGCCGGGGTGGTTCGCGGTCCGGCTCGTCGAAGTCGGATGGGCCGAAATCCGGCTCATCGAGGTCGGATGGGCCGAAGCCTGGTGGTGACGCACGTTCGGGCCGCGGCCGGCGGCCCGGCCCCGCTGACGGCCGCGGCGGGTCCGGCCAACGCGGCGGGTCCGGCCAACGCGGCGGGTCCGGCCAACGCGGCGGGTCCGATCAGCGCGGTGACTCCGGCCAGCGTGGCCGGGGCCAGCGCAACGACCGCGGCTCTGGCCGGCGCGACGACTCCGGTCAGCGTGCCGGCACCGACACCGCGCTGGCGGACGCACTGCGCCGCGCCGGCCTGGTCGGTGACGACCAGCGCGGCAAGCGGTAA
- a CDS encoding glutamate synthase subunit beta, with translation MPAEPWGFLHHARVEFRKRPIAERLRDWRAVLQPPLTETARTQAARCMDCGVPFCHAGCPLGNLIPEWNEYVARGEWHRALDSLHATNNFPEFTGWLCPAPCEPACVLAINAAPVSIKQVELAIIEHAWARDWVAPCPAPVRTGRRIAVVGSGPAGLAAAQQLARAGHDVHVFERDDRIGGLLRYGIPDFKLEKRVVDRRLGQLAAEGVRFRPGVDAGKDVSGEWLRARYDAVVLAVGALRPRELDLPGRGLAGIHQAMDYLPQANRVEAGDLRTPAIDANGSHVVIIGGGDTAADCLGTANRQGAVEVRQLDHNPRPPELRDEESNPWPQWPRVHRVSPAHEEGVVEDWSREVVAFEGDELGHVRQVRTAVVERRFDARGHRWFHVVRDSEEDLPADLVLLAAGFVGPDSAPLLDQLDVELDPRTGTVLVDDGWETTTPGVFCCGDAQRGASLVVWAIAEGRACAARVDHDLTGRGVLPDPVAPSSRPL, from the coding sequence ATGCCTGCCGAACCCTGGGGATTCCTGCACCACGCGCGCGTGGAGTTCCGCAAGCGGCCGATCGCCGAACGCCTGCGGGACTGGCGGGCCGTGCTCCAGCCGCCGTTGACCGAGACCGCCCGCACCCAGGCGGCTCGGTGCATGGACTGCGGAGTGCCGTTCTGCCACGCCGGCTGTCCGCTCGGCAACCTCATCCCGGAGTGGAACGAGTACGTCGCCCGCGGAGAGTGGCACCGCGCCCTGGACTCCCTGCACGCGACCAACAACTTCCCGGAGTTCACCGGCTGGCTGTGCCCCGCGCCGTGCGAACCCGCCTGCGTCCTCGCCATCAACGCCGCACCGGTCAGCATCAAACAGGTCGAGCTGGCGATCATCGAACACGCCTGGGCGCGGGACTGGGTAGCCCCGTGCCCGGCGCCGGTCCGCACCGGCCGGCGGATCGCGGTGGTGGGTTCGGGACCGGCGGGACTGGCCGCCGCGCAGCAACTCGCCCGCGCCGGGCACGACGTCCACGTGTTCGAACGCGACGACCGGATCGGTGGGCTGCTGCGGTACGGCATCCCGGACTTCAAGTTGGAGAAGCGGGTCGTCGACCGGCGGCTCGGCCAGCTCGCCGCGGAGGGTGTGCGCTTCCGCCCGGGAGTCGACGCGGGGAAGGACGTGTCGGGTGAGTGGCTTCGCGCGCGCTACGACGCCGTCGTCCTCGCGGTCGGCGCGCTGCGACCACGCGAGCTGGACCTGCCCGGACGCGGGCTCGCCGGGATTCATCAGGCGATGGACTACCTCCCGCAGGCCAACCGGGTCGAGGCCGGGGACCTGCGCACGCCCGCGATCGACGCGAACGGGTCCCACGTCGTCATCATCGGCGGTGGGGACACCGCGGCCGACTGCCTGGGTACGGCCAACCGGCAGGGCGCGGTCGAGGTCCGTCAGCTCGACCACAACCCCCGGCCTCCGGAGCTCCGCGACGAGGAGAGCAATCCCTGGCCGCAGTGGCCGCGGGTGCACCGGGTCTCCCCCGCGCACGAGGAGGGCGTGGTCGAGGACTGGTCCCGCGAGGTGGTCGCCTTCGAGGGCGACGAGCTGGGCCACGTACGCCAGGTGCGGACGGCTGTGGTCGAGCGGCGGTTCGACGCGCGCGGCCACCGGTGGTTCCACGTCGTACGCGACAGCGAGGAGGACCTGCCCGCGGATCTCGTACTGCTGGCGGCGGGCTTCGTCGGTCCCGACTCTGCGCCGTTGCTGGACCAGCTCGACGTCGAGCTCGACCCGCGCACCGGCACCGTCCTGGTCGACGACGGCTGGGAGACGACCACCCCGGGTGTCTTCTGCTGCGGCGACGCGCAGCGAGGCGCCAGCCTGGTGGTGTGGGCGATCGCCGAGGGACGGGCCTGCGCGGCGCGGGTGGACCACGACCTCACCGGCCGCGGCGTACTGCCCGATCCGGTGGCACCATCCAGTCGACCTCTCTGA
- a CDS encoding M15 family metallopeptidase, whose product MNAVRVRARLRAKAVAALTGAVLVGAGALAPSAGATPVAPTPTPTATPTASPTPTAPTPTGTTTPTPEPGTPTPKPTPTADKPPAPTDPATAADAATAIEARYQELGGSTGILGVATSAVTAITGGYVRRFENGSIYYSASTGAWDVRTGPMQNYYDFLGAQESKLGFPTGAQYTGALAGVLIQRFTGGRIYYSVATGARGVYGPLLARYLALGGEAGKLGLPTNGEGSAQPTGARLSAFEHGRIYWSSTTGAWDLTGVMLDYYVKLGGSASPLGLPTSAAYSAAGGVTVQNFVKGRVYHSSTTGAQGVYGATLDRYLQLGGSGGVLGPPTVAERAGKKAGSRVTVFKNGRIWYSSKTGAREVRGVTLARYLSIGAEASRIGLPNTYHKQTSYGDWQGFEYAVMKYYSSTKKAYVRMAFTVTSKTPTAADIPYTYRSGCPVGPSSLRMLKVVFRNFYNDDQYGTIVVRSTVVDDITAMYRAAYDHGWPFRRVNPVDVYQGDDIKAMAADNTSAFNCRKVTGNPYKLSQHSYGNAIDINTYENPYVTASNVYPEGSDTYLNRGNKRKGMILRGDPVESTLRGRGWPWGARWSYPDYQHFSENGG is encoded by the coding sequence ATGAACGCCGTTCGCGTCCGAGCGCGGCTGCGCGCCAAGGCGGTTGCCGCACTCACCGGTGCGGTCCTGGTCGGGGCCGGCGCACTCGCGCCGTCGGCCGGGGCGACACCCGTCGCGCCGACACCGACGCCGACCGCCACCCCGACGGCGTCGCCGACACCAACGGCGCCGACGCCCACCGGGACCACAACCCCGACGCCCGAGCCCGGGACGCCCACCCCGAAGCCAACCCCGACTGCCGACAAGCCGCCCGCGCCGACGGACCCGGCCACCGCGGCCGACGCCGCCACCGCGATCGAGGCGCGCTACCAGGAACTCGGCGGCAGCACCGGCATCCTGGGAGTGGCGACCTCGGCGGTCACCGCGATCACCGGCGGTTACGTCCGCAGGTTCGAGAACGGCAGCATCTACTACTCGGCGTCGACCGGCGCCTGGGACGTGCGCACCGGCCCGATGCAGAACTACTACGACTTCCTTGGCGCGCAGGAGAGCAAGCTCGGCTTCCCGACCGGCGCCCAGTACACCGGCGCGTTGGCCGGAGTTCTGATCCAGCGCTTCACCGGCGGCCGCATCTACTACTCGGTGGCCACCGGGGCGCGCGGCGTGTACGGCCCCCTGCTGGCCCGCTACCTCGCCCTCGGCGGCGAGGCGGGAAAGCTCGGCCTGCCCACCAACGGCGAGGGTTCGGCACAGCCCACCGGCGCACGGCTCAGCGCGTTCGAACACGGCCGCATCTACTGGTCGTCGACGACCGGCGCCTGGGACCTGACCGGCGTGATGCTCGACTACTACGTCAAGCTCGGTGGCTCGGCTAGCCCGCTCGGCCTGCCCACCAGTGCGGCGTACTCGGCCGCGGGTGGCGTCACCGTGCAGAACTTCGTCAAGGGCCGGGTCTACCACAGCAGCACGACCGGCGCGCAGGGCGTCTACGGCGCGACCCTGGACCGCTACCTCCAGCTCGGCGGATCGGGCGGCGTGCTCGGCCCGCCCACCGTGGCCGAGAGGGCGGGCAAGAAGGCCGGCTCCCGGGTCACGGTGTTCAAGAATGGTCGAATCTGGTACTCCAGCAAGACCGGTGCCCGTGAGGTTCGCGGCGTGACCCTGGCGCGGTACCTCTCCATCGGGGCCGAGGCGTCGCGGATCGGCCTGCCGAACACCTACCACAAGCAGACGTCGTACGGCGACTGGCAGGGCTTCGAGTACGCCGTGATGAAGTACTACTCCTCGACGAAGAAGGCCTACGTCCGGATGGCGTTCACCGTGACGTCGAAGACGCCGACGGCAGCCGACATCCCCTACACCTACCGCAGTGGCTGCCCGGTCGGGCCGTCGTCGCTGCGGATGCTGAAGGTGGTTTTCCGGAACTTCTACAACGACGACCAGTACGGCACGATCGTGGTGCGTTCCACCGTCGTCGACGACATCACCGCGATGTACCGCGCGGCGTACGACCACGGCTGGCCGTTCCGCCGGGTCAACCCGGTCGACGTGTACCAGGGCGACGACATCAAGGCGATGGCCGCCGACAACACCTCGGCGTTCAACTGCCGCAAGGTCACCGGCAACCCGTACAAGCTTTCCCAGCATTCTTATGGAAATGCCATCGACATCAACACCTACGAGAATCCCTACGTCACCGCCAGCAACGTCTACCCTGAGGGTTCGGACACCTATCTCAACCGCGGCAACAAGCGCAAGGGAATGATCCTGCGGGGCGACCCGGTCGAGTCCACGCTGCGAGGCAGGGGCTGGCCGTGGGGCGCGCGCTGGAGCTACCCCGACTACCAGCATTTCTCCGAGAACGGCGGCTGA
- a CDS encoding DUF402 domain-containing protein — protein sequence MTLQDTWRPGTPLIVEERWHGHLWSAVPHVVVEDGLWCVTHVPAGTTGAYASSVGVPGRECLPRSERKLLAMQTLVYEVVERPIGLCTLHFFSPGTWARVILGWTETGDFLGWYVNLELPLTRKPDGIQTMDLVLDVQVRPDGSWAWKDREDFDDAVRRGVLDGQLLGTLEDHAHAVLAQAKARTGPFEARWLEWQPDPTWERPTLPAAYRATGVAWSARRHG from the coding sequence ATGACTCTCCAGGACACCTGGCGGCCCGGAACGCCGCTGATCGTGGAGGAACGCTGGCACGGTCATCTGTGGAGCGCTGTGCCGCACGTGGTCGTCGAGGACGGCCTCTGGTGCGTCACCCACGTGCCCGCCGGTACGACCGGCGCCTACGCGAGCAGCGTCGGCGTCCCCGGGCGCGAGTGCCTCCCACGTTCGGAACGCAAGCTGCTCGCGATGCAGACCCTTGTCTACGAGGTCGTCGAGCGGCCGATCGGCCTGTGCACGCTGCACTTCTTCTCGCCCGGCACCTGGGCGCGGGTCATTCTCGGGTGGACCGAGACGGGAGACTTCCTCGGGTGGTACGTCAACCTGGAACTACCGCTGACGCGGAAGCCTGACGGCATTCAGACGATGGACCTCGTGCTCGACGTTCAGGTACGGCCGGACGGTTCGTGGGCCTGGAAGGACCGTGAGGACTTCGACGACGCGGTCCGCCGGGGTGTACTCGACGGCCAACTGCTCGGCACCCTGGAAGACCACGCGCACGCCGTGCTCGCGCAGGCGAAGGCCCGCACCGGTCCGTTCGAGGCGAGGTGGCTGGAGTGGCAGCCGGATCCGACGTGGGAGCGCCCAACTCTTCCGGCCGCTTACCGGGCGACCGGGGTGGCGTGGTCTGCCCGGCGACATGGGTGA
- a CDS encoding M15 family metallopeptidase, giving the protein MNQRTTGAGCPSRPGRRRPRPARGTAPTLLLAAGVLSLLLPQGSALAGKAPNPEYAGNAALTATAAPAGITATAAPAALTATAPAVDPVAAIEARYQQLGGPAGVLGPPASPVVAVPHGYRRVYAHGHIYYSPATGAWEVLEPFLAYYLGLGASASALGLPTSAAYTSGRGARVQNFDDSRVYWTPATGAHSVYGPTLARYLALGGSAGSMGIPTISEHAGKRPGVRVTGFSSGRIWYSPSTGAREIRGAILAKYLRMGAEASWIGVPTGYMWRTVYGYRQDFQHASLQDIHERRGVYVRLPFSTSVRTPRASDLPYTYRSGCPVPPSGLRMISVPFRRFDGDDHWGLIVVRADVVPQITLVFKHAHANWWVIRQVRRVDKFRGSDEASMAADNTSAFNCRKVTGNPYRLSQHSYGNAIDINTFENPYVTPSRVYPPGSATYLDRGNVRPGMIVRGDPVESTMRRLGWPWGARWAYPDYQHFSSNGR; this is encoded by the coding sequence ATGAACCAGAGGACAACGGGTGCCGGCTGCCCGTCGCGACCGGGCAGGAGACGCCCGAGGCCGGCCCGTGGGACGGCTCCGACCCTGCTGCTGGCGGCCGGGGTGCTGAGTCTGCTCCTGCCACAGGGTTCGGCGCTCGCAGGGAAAGCGCCGAACCCGGAGTACGCGGGGAACGCGGCGCTCACGGCGACCGCTGCTCCCGCGGGGATCACGGCGACCGCTGCTCCCGCGGCGCTCACGGCGACCGCCCCGGCGGTGGACCCGGTGGCGGCGATCGAGGCCCGATACCAGCAACTCGGCGGACCCGCGGGTGTGCTCGGCCCGCCCGCGTCGCCGGTGGTGGCGGTCCCGCATGGGTACCGCCGGGTCTACGCCCACGGCCACATCTACTACTCCCCGGCCACCGGGGCCTGGGAGGTGCTCGAACCCTTCCTCGCCTACTACCTCGGGCTCGGCGCCTCGGCCAGCGCCCTCGGCCTCCCGACCAGCGCGGCGTACACCTCCGGACGCGGCGCCAGGGTGCAGAACTTCGACGACAGCAGGGTCTACTGGACGCCCGCAACCGGCGCGCACAGCGTCTACGGGCCGACGCTGGCGCGGTACCTCGCCCTCGGCGGCTCTGCGGGGTCGATGGGGATTCCGACGATCTCCGAGCACGCCGGCAAGCGACCAGGGGTACGGGTGACGGGCTTCTCCAGCGGCCGGATCTGGTACTCCCCGAGCACCGGCGCACGCGAGATCCGCGGCGCGATCCTGGCGAAGTACCTCCGGATGGGCGCCGAGGCGTCGTGGATCGGCGTACCCACCGGCTACATGTGGCGCACGGTCTACGGCTACCGGCAGGACTTCCAGCACGCGTCCCTGCAGGACATCCACGAACGCAGAGGGGTCTACGTCCGGCTTCCCTTCTCGACTTCGGTACGCACGCCGCGGGCCAGCGACCTTCCCTACACCTACCGCAGCGGCTGCCCGGTGCCGCCGTCCGGGCTGCGGATGATCAGTGTGCCGTTCCGCCGTTTCGACGGCGACGACCACTGGGGCCTGATCGTCGTCCGGGCAGACGTGGTTCCCCAGATCACCCTGGTGTTCAAGCACGCCCACGCCAACTGGTGGGTGATCCGGCAGGTTCGCCGGGTGGACAAGTTCCGCGGCAGCGACGAAGCGTCGATGGCCGCCGACAACACCTCGGCGTTCAACTGCCGCAAGGTCACCGGCAACCCGTACAGGCTTTCCCAGCACTCTTACGGGAACGCGATCGACATCAACACGTTCGAGAACCCCTATGTCACGCCGAGCCGGGTCTACCCGCCCGGCTCGGCCACCTACCTCGACCGCGGCAACGTGCGCCCGGGGATGATCGTGCGCGGCGACCCGGTGGAGAGCACCATGCGCAGGCTGGGCTGGCCGTGGGGTGCGCGCTGGGCCTACCCCGACTACCAGCACTTCTCCTCCAACGGCCGCTGA
- a CDS encoding YoaK family protein: MTEPPDLPRPPGTPPASPTPASPPAHRPPPPPTTALTLLALGSGATDALSFAALGGAFTSVMTGNLVLTGLAAGKAQPVPDLLPSAFAIAAFVAGVFFVSRLLRTARSNPQDPWPPRITVALSITAVAQVAVLTGWLVTAGDPAPVARAGLIVLAGLAMGSQSAAVNALCLPAAASTYLTGTLAMLTSELATHGTRETVLRRLALLLAVVVGAAGEALLLDHAHRLAPVLQVSAAVVVVVLGLVRDLRHRRSVRTG; encoded by the coding sequence ATGACCGAACCGCCCGATCTGCCCCGCCCGCCCGGTACGCCACCGGCCTCGCCGACACCCGCATCTCCGCCTGCGCACCGGCCGCCGCCTCCGCCGACGACGGCGCTCACCCTGCTGGCGCTGGGCTCCGGCGCGACCGACGCGCTCAGCTTCGCCGCCCTGGGTGGCGCGTTCACCAGCGTGATGACCGGCAACCTCGTGCTCACCGGACTCGCCGCCGGGAAGGCCCAGCCGGTACCGGATCTCCTGCCGTCGGCGTTCGCCATCGCGGCGTTCGTCGCCGGCGTGTTCTTCGTGTCCCGCCTGCTGCGCACCGCGCGTTCCAACCCACAGGATCCGTGGCCGCCGCGGATCACCGTGGCGCTGTCGATCACTGCGGTCGCCCAGGTCGCCGTACTCACCGGCTGGCTGGTCACCGCCGGGGACCCGGCGCCGGTGGCGCGGGCCGGGCTCATCGTGCTCGCCGGACTGGCCATGGGGTCGCAGAGCGCGGCGGTCAACGCGCTGTGCCTGCCCGCGGCGGCGTCGACGTACCTCACCGGCACACTCGCCATGCTCACCAGCGAGCTCGCGACCCACGGGACCCGCGAGACCGTCCTCCGCCGGCTGGCCCTGCTGCTGGCGGTGGTGGTCGGCGCGGCCGGGGAGGCTCTGCTGCTGGACCACGCGCACCGGCTCGCTCCGGTGCTTCAGGTGAGCGCCGCCGTCGTGGTGGTCGTCCTCGGCCTGGTGCGCGACCTCCGTCACCGCAGGTCGGTGCGTACCGGCTGA
- a CDS encoding prolyl oligopeptidase family serine peptidase, with translation MTDAARPAADQQPTSSASSATPASGEEAADPYLWLEDVTGEEALDWVRERNDETLAGLATGERFEELRTQIREVLDSDDRIPYVARRGGLLYNFWQDAEHPRGLWRRTTLESYRTDHPEWEVLLDVDQLAADEGESWVWKGAPVLRPEFRLALVELSRGGADATVVREFDLQTRTFVEDGFQLPEAKSFVGWIDADRIYVGTDFGPGSLTSSGYPRIVKEWRRGTPLAEAETIFEGKPDDVLAYGGHDSTEGFERDFVQRRIEFYSGETYLRTGDGAADLERIDVPNDAEVDVQREWLTVVTRTPWTVDGATYPAGALLAAPFEDFRAGRRTLTVLFEPDEHTSLVGSVWTRHHLIVNTLSDVKSRLEVFTPPASAADGQAVNSGWTRRPLAGVPEFGSVGQIGADPHADDEFFLQTSGYTEPATLRYGTVDGDLEPVKQAPAMFDTDGLRVRQLFATSDDGTQVPYFVVGPERPAADAPTLLYGYGGFEISNLPGYQAATGRAWLARGGTYVVANIRGGGEYGPRWHRAALRENRLRAYEDFAAVARDLVARGITEPSRLGTQGGSNGGLLMGVMLTRYPELFGAIVCQVPLLDMKRYHRLLAGASWMAEYGDPDDEADWAFISKYSPYQNVRAGQPYPPALFMTSTRDDRVHPGHARKMVARMRDLGYDVASYENIEGGHGAAADNEQLAFRNALAYEFLWRQLTKS, from the coding sequence ATGACTGACGCCGCCCGGCCCGCCGCCGACCAGCAGCCCACGTCCTCCGCCTCCTCCGCGACTCCTGCGTCCGGGGAGGAAGCCGCCGACCCCTACCTCTGGCTGGAGGACGTCACCGGCGAGGAGGCTCTGGACTGGGTGCGTGAACGCAACGACGAGACCCTCGCCGGCCTCGCCACCGGAGAGCGGTTCGAGGAGTTGCGTACGCAGATCCGCGAGGTGCTCGACTCCGACGACCGGATCCCTTACGTCGCCCGCCGCGGCGGCCTGCTCTACAACTTCTGGCAGGACGCCGAGCACCCGCGCGGCCTGTGGCGGCGGACCACGCTCGAGTCCTACCGCACCGACCATCCCGAGTGGGAGGTGCTCCTCGACGTCGACCAGCTCGCCGCCGACGAGGGTGAGAGCTGGGTGTGGAAGGGCGCGCCGGTGCTGCGCCCCGAGTTCCGGCTGGCGCTGGTGGAGCTGTCCCGTGGAGGTGCGGACGCGACCGTCGTCCGGGAGTTCGACCTGCAGACGCGCACCTTCGTCGAGGACGGCTTCCAGCTACCGGAGGCGAAGAGCTTCGTCGGCTGGATCGACGCCGACCGCATCTACGTCGGCACCGACTTCGGTCCCGGTTCGCTGACCTCGTCCGGATACCCGCGCATCGTGAAGGAATGGCGGCGCGGCACCCCGCTGGCGGAGGCGGAGACCATCTTCGAGGGCAAGCCCGACGACGTGCTGGCCTACGGCGGCCACGACTCGACCGAGGGCTTCGAACGCGACTTCGTTCAGCGCCGGATCGAGTTCTACAGCGGCGAGACCTACCTGCGCACCGGCGACGGTGCTGCTGATCTGGAGCGGATCGACGTACCCAACGACGCCGAGGTCGACGTCCAGCGTGAGTGGCTGACGGTCGTCACCCGCACACCGTGGACCGTCGACGGCGCCACCTATCCCGCGGGCGCCCTGCTGGCCGCGCCGTTCGAGGACTTCCGTGCAGGCAGGCGCACGTTGACAGTGTTGTTCGAGCCCGACGAGCACACGTCCCTGGTCGGCTCCGTCTGGACCCGCCACCACCTGATCGTCAACACGCTGTCCGACGTCAAGAGCCGGCTGGAGGTGTTCACGCCGCCGGCTTCGGCGGCCGACGGCCAGGCTGTCAACTCCGGATGGACACGCCGCCCGCTGGCGGGCGTACCCGAGTTCGGCAGCGTCGGGCAGATCGGTGCCGACCCGCACGCGGACGACGAGTTCTTCCTGCAGACCAGCGGCTACACCGAGCCGGCCACGCTGCGGTACGGCACGGTCGACGGTGACCTCGAACCCGTGAAGCAGGCTCCGGCGATGTTCGACACCGACGGCCTGCGGGTACGGCAGTTGTTCGCCACCTCCGACGACGGCACCCAGGTCCCTTACTTCGTGGTCGGCCCGGAGCGACCCGCCGCCGACGCGCCGACACTCCTCTACGGCTACGGCGGCTTCGAGATCTCCAACCTCCCCGGCTACCAGGCGGCGACCGGCCGTGCCTGGCTGGCCCGCGGCGGCACCTACGTCGTCGCCAACATCCGCGGTGGCGGGGAGTACGGTCCGCGCTGGCACCGGGCCGCCCTGCGGGAGAACCGCCTGCGTGCGTACGAGGACTTCGCCGCCGTCGCGCGCGACCTGGTGGCCCGCGGCATCACCGAGCCGTCCCGGCTGGGCACCCAGGGCGGCAGCAACGGCGGCCTGCTGATGGGCGTCATGCTCACCCGCTACCCCGAACTCTTCGGCGCGATCGTGTGCCAGGTGCCGCTGCTGGACATGAAGCGCTACCACCGGCTGCTGGCCGGCGCCTCCTGGATGGCGGAGTACGGCGATCCCGACGACGAGGCCGACTGGGCGTTCATCTCGAAGTACTCGCCGTACCAGAACGTCCGTGCCGGACAGCCGTACCCGCCGGCGCTGTTCATGACCTCGACCCGCGACGACCGGGTGCATCCGGGGCACGCCCGCAAGATGGTGGCCCGGATGCGTGACCTCGGTTATGACGTTGCGTCGTACGAGAACATCGAGGGCGGCCACGGCGCGGCTGCCGACAACGAGCAGCTGGCGTTCCGCAACGCGCTCGCGTACGAGTTCCTGTGGCGGCAGCTCACGAAGTCCTGA